The genome window ATGAACACTGCCAAGCTCCCTATTCTCGTTTTGTACTACTCGCGCCACGGCTCGACCCGCAAACTGGCCGAGCTGATAGGCCAGGGTATAGACAGCGTGCCCGGCTGTGAAGCCCGCCTGCGCACAGTGCCCGCCGTCTCCACAGTCATCGAGGCGACCGAGCCGGAAGTACCGAATGAAGGCGCACCTTACGTCGAACTGCAAGACCTGGAAGAATGCGCCGGTCTCGCACTGGGCTCGCCTACCCGCTTCGGCAATATGGCCTCCGCGATGAAGTACTTCTGGGATGGCACCAGCGCGCAATGGCTGTCCGGCGCACTGAACGGCAAACCCGCTTGCGTATTTA of Janthinobacterium sp. Marseille contains these proteins:
- the wrbA gene encoding NAD(P)H:quinone oxidoreductase — its product is MNTAKLPILVLYYSRHGSTRKLAELIGQGIDSVPGCEARLRTVPAVSTVIEATEPEVPNEGAPYVELQDLEECAGLALGSPTRFGNMASAMKYFWDGTSAQWLSGALNGKPACVFTSTGSLHGGQESTLLSMMLPLLHHGMLVLGLPYTQPELMTTSSGGTPYGASHWSGVSGNQPISADTRALAIALGQRLAQTTVKLRSA